In Methanosarcina barkeri MS, a single window of DNA contains:
- a CDS encoding KUP/HAK/KT family potassium transporter, with protein sequence MFSKSEFREVVKSMGLVFGDIGTSPIYTLTVIFLLTRPTHTHIIGVLSLIIWTLIVLVTMEYAWLAMSLGKKGEGGTIVLKEILVPLLKSSRNVALVTLLAYIGTSFLMGDGVITPAISILSAVEGLRIIPQFENIGQGTIILISAVIAIALFSVQSKGIEKITWVFGPIMVLWFAAIGFSGVASIFYTPEVLKAINPYYAIRFLLDNGIIGFFVLSEVILCATGGEALYADMGHLGREPILKAWRFVFVALVLNYLGQGAFLIRNPGSTNFLYQMINQQANIFYIPFLLLSIVATIIASQAMISSMFSIVYQGITTRIIPMLKIDYTSGVFKSQIYISTVNWLLLVAVLFMMLIFRESNRLAAAYGLAVTGTMSITGIMMTSIFYHRKNITKAIISLFITFIDVVFLLSNSYKIPHGGYWSVIIALFILSLILIYTSGQKKLYKLMKLMKSKDFLEKYRQVYATQNKIMGTALFFTRDIERIPQYISHVMFKNNIIYENNIFISIIKSDSPFGIETSFTKEPAKGLKILEIRAGYMEIVDVEKILKDQGIGEKTIFYGVEDIFTNNIIWRIFSIIKKVSPSFVQFYKLPTDELHGVMTRFEM encoded by the coding sequence ATGTTTTCCAAGTCAGAGTTCAGAGAAGTAGTAAAGTCTATGGGTCTTGTTTTTGGAGATATTGGGACAAGCCCCATTTATACTTTGACCGTTATTTTCCTTCTAACAAGACCTACACACACTCACATCATAGGAGTTTTATCGTTAATTATCTGGACACTTATCGTACTTGTGACTATGGAATACGCCTGGCTTGCAATGAGTCTGGGTAAAAAAGGGGAAGGAGGTACAATAGTCTTAAAAGAAATACTCGTTCCTCTGCTCAAGTCAAGTAGGAATGTAGCTCTGGTCACATTGTTAGCTTATATAGGAACATCTTTCCTCATGGGAGATGGAGTAATTACCCCTGCAATAAGTATTCTGAGCGCAGTCGAGGGTTTGCGAATCATTCCTCAGTTCGAAAACATAGGTCAGGGAACTATTATACTTATTTCTGCCGTAATTGCAATAGCACTTTTTTCAGTTCAGAGCAAAGGAATAGAAAAAATTACATGGGTTTTTGGACCTATAATGGTTCTATGGTTTGCAGCTATCGGATTTTCAGGTGTCGCCTCTATTTTCTATACACCAGAAGTACTTAAAGCCATCAATCCTTATTATGCTATCAGGTTCCTTCTGGATAACGGGATTATAGGATTTTTTGTACTATCCGAAGTCATCCTGTGCGCTACAGGAGGTGAAGCATTATATGCTGATATGGGACACCTGGGAAGAGAGCCTATCTTAAAAGCCTGGAGATTCGTATTTGTAGCATTGGTTTTAAATTATCTCGGGCAGGGTGCATTTCTTATCCGAAACCCGGGTTCGACAAATTTTTTGTATCAGATGATAAACCAGCAGGCAAACATTTTTTATATTCCGTTCCTCCTCCTGAGCATCGTAGCTACAATTATCGCTTCTCAGGCTATGATAAGTAGCATGTTCTCTATAGTATATCAGGGAATAACAACCCGGATAATTCCAATGCTGAAGATTGATTACACCTCCGGGGTATTTAAGTCCCAAATCTACATAAGTACCGTAAACTGGTTACTCCTCGTTGCTGTATTATTTATGATGCTTATATTCAGAGAATCGAACAGACTTGCAGCTGCATACGGCCTGGCAGTTACAGGAACCATGTCTATTACGGGCATAATGATGACTTCGATATTTTATCACAGAAAAAACATAACCAAAGCTATTATTTCGCTATTTATAACGTTTATTGATGTAGTGTTCCTTCTCTCAAATAGCTATAAAATCCCTCACGGAGGTTACTGGTCAGTCATCATAGCACTTTTCATCCTCTCTCTTATACTTATATACACGTCGGGACAAAAGAAGCTGTATAAGTTGATGAAGCTAATGAAGTCCAAAGATTTTCTTGAAAAATACAGGCAGGTCTATGCTACTCAAAATAAAATTATGGGGACTGCCCTCTTCTTTACACGCGACATTGAAAGAATTCCCCAGTATATTTCCCATGTAATGTTTAAAAACAACATCATTTACGAAAACAACATTTTTATTTCCATTATCAAGTCAGACAGTCCTTTCGGAATAGAAACCTCGTTCACAAAAGAACCGGCAAAAGGGTTAAAAATTTTGGAGATACGAGCAGGATATATGGAGATTGTTGATGTTGAAAAGATCCTTAAAGACCAGGGCATTGGTGAAAAAACCATCTTCTACGGAGTAGAAGATATCTTTACCAATAATATAATCTGGAGAATCTTTTCCATAATTAAAAAAGTATCGCCTTCCTTTGTCCAGTTTTACAAGCTCCCTACTGATGAACTGCATGGGGTTATGACAAGGTTCGAAATGTAA